A DNA window from Bombus vancouverensis nearcticus chromosome 6, iyBomVanc1_principal, whole genome shotgun sequence contains the following coding sequences:
- the LOC117161316 gene encoding serine/threonine-protein kinase PLK1 isoform X2: MNVEVEMLPSNTLEVEVGSSSPPREYETSNKSLLLETIPGELHTETTACRLLEAEVVGRCQEESNETVKTKTILESECWKKNIESAGSSRSVNNGSRQSFSKVSASLQSLVRRKSRKYGATSLPLDVDISTYSAHPSCLLEAPRENGVVDIYKRNGEETTCITTRTSTLIYASSVQLYSRGDNNVQDVSSSTNNVAIVTTTTSTNNVTCSVSGSRLGNTASSLIRTTSVITAGPSTSSWNNSAEEELDYVVDPVQGNAYYKGQLLGKGGFAKVFLMTDVSNGNEYACKIIRKNRMQKIHMQKIAREIMIHKELNHVNVVQLHHYFEDNLNVYMLLEACPRKSLMHVLKYRGKVTEPEARYYMKQMVTGVAYIHSQKVVHRDLKPGNMFLSDRMIVKIGDFGLATRLDGQCRRVTICGTPNYIAPEVLYKQAYSYEADVWALGCILYALLVGQPPFDTASLKETYARICNNHYREVDDSIASRNGQDLIRWLLQPNPELRPSLERVKEHAYLTKEYVPTSLPRISCFQMPRTSIIDSSPSSNSITSRNQKLNNTQLQVHTIQQSQQHQDQRHTQQHYHQTNLSQKNLRKGSKVISWLARKFRKVPKFRQRLNSVLCPDHKKTGYTAQSMQMHQALESCVTEIKCRNKLRNHPPVRDVVPLFITKWIDYSNKYGLGFQLSDKSVGILFNDHTKISYTHDRRVEYVTTDDEVTKYHREEDVPAALQKKLVLLQRFTQYMDKFMTEGGEIKKQRVASKHSKNVCVPRMRRWLRTDKTIMMELSVPLLQVNFFEDHTKLVVSQESSNKGHLITYIDTSRRTSSYWLNDIRDFGCTADLYERLYYVYKVSKEFAEMHNNTIA; this comes from the exons ATGAACGTAGAAGTAGAGATGTTACCTTCGAACACGCTCGAGGTGGAAGTCGGGAGTTCATCGCCTCCGAGAGAATACGAAACGAGCAATAAAAGTCTCCTCTTGGAGACGATCCCTGGCGAGTTGCATACCGAAACAACAGCTTGTCGTTTGTTAGAGGCGGAGGTCGTTGGTCGGTGTCAGGAGGAAAGCAACGAGACGGTTAAAACTAAAACTATCCTCGAGTCCGAGTGTTGGAAAAAGAATATCGAATCAGCTGGTAGTAGCAGGTCCGTAAATAATGGATCACGTCAGAGCTTTTCCAAGGTTTCCGCATCCTTGCAGAGCCTCGTTCGTCGAAAGAGTCGGAAATACGGTGCGACCTCGTTACCCTTGGacgtagatatttcgacgtactCTGCACATCCTAGCTGTCTTCTCGAGGCACCGAGGGAAAATGGTGTCGTCGATATTTACAAAAGAAACGGCGAGGAAACCACTTGCATCACCACGCGCACATCGACACTTATTTATGCTTCTTCCGTGCAACTATATTCCAGAGGTGACAACAACGTGCAAGATGTTTCCTCGTCGACGAATAACGTCGCGATCGTCACTACTACCACCAGTACCAACAACGTAACTTGTTCGGTCAGTGGAAGTCGTCTTGGTAATACCGCCTCGTCTTTGATAAGAACAACCAGCGTGATCACGGCAGGACCTTCCACATCTTCCTGGAACAATTCCGCGGAAGAGGAGTTGGATTACGTTGTCGACCCGGTTCAAGGAAATGCCTATTACAAGGGACAACTTCTTGGCAAG GGTGGATTTGCCAAAGTTTTTCTCATGACCGATGTCAGTAATGGAAATGAATATGCCTGCAAAATTATTCGGAAGAATCggatgcaaaaaattcatatgCAGAAG ATCGCACGCGAGATTATGATCCACAAAGAGCTGAATCACGTGAACGTTGTCCAGCTGCATCACTACTTTGAGGATAACCTTAATGTGTATATGCTTCTAGAAGCCTGTCCTCGAAAG AGCTTGATGCATGTGCTCAAGTACCGTGGCAAAGTTACGGAGCCGGAAGCACGCTATTACATGAAACAAATGGTAACGGGCGTTGCGTATATTCACTCTCAGAAAGTTGTTCATCGAGATTTGAAGCCAGGTAATATGTTCCTATCGGACCGTATGATTGTCAAGATCGGGGACTTTGGACTGGCGACAAGGCTTGACGGACAGTGCAGACGGGT GACGATATGCGGAACACCGAATTACATTGCGCCGGAAGTGTTGTATAAGCAAGCATACAGTTACGAGGCGGATGTTTGGGCGCTCGGATGCATACTTTACGCCCTATTGGTAGGGCAACCACCTTTCGACACAGCGTCTCTTAAGGAAACTTACGCTAGAATATGTAACAATCATTATCGAGAGGTTGACGATTCGATAGCGAGCCGAAACGGACAAGATCTCATCAGGTGGCTTCTGCAGCCGAATCCTGAACTTCGGCCGTCTTTGGAAAGAGTGAAGGAACATGCTTATCTTACCAAGGAATATGTACCAACTTCCTTACCTCGCATTTCTTGTTTCCAAATGCCACGTACCTCTATAATCGATTCATCGCCTTCATCCAATTCTATAACGTCTAGGAATCAAAAACTTAATAATACTCAG TTACAGGTTCATACTATCCAGCAATCTCAACAGCATCAGGACCAACGGCATACACAGCAGCATTATCATCAAACAAATCTTTCCCAGAAAAATTTACGAAAGGGGTCGAAAGTGATCAGTTGGTtagccagaaaatttcgaaaagTGCCAAAATTCAGACAAAGATTAAACAGTGTTCTTTGTCCAGATCATAAGAAAACGGGATACACCGCTCAGAGTATGCAAATGCATCAAGCGTTAGAAAGCTGTGTCACAGAAATTAAATGTAGAAACAAGCTACGTAATCATCCACCTGTAAGGGATGTCGTACCTCTGTTCATCACTAAATGGATCGATTATTCCAACAAGTATGGCCTAGGCTTTCAGCTCTCCGATAAATCTGTCGGCATTTTATTCAACGATCATACAAAAATTAGTTACACACATGACAGAAG ggTGGAGTATGTGACAACCGACGATGAAGTAACAAAATATCATAGAGAGGAAGACGTTCCAGCTGCTTTGCAGAAGAAACTTGTACTATTGCAACGTTTTACACAGTACATGGATAAATTTATGACTGAAG GTGGTGAAATTAAAAAACAACGAGTTGCATCAAAACACTCAAAAAACGTTTGTGTACCGCGAATGAGAAGATGGTTAAGAACTGACAAGACCATTATGATGGAACTGTCAGTACCGCTTTTACAAGTGAATTTCTTCGAGGATCATACAAAATTAGTAGTCTCGCAAGAATCCTCTAACAAAGGACACCTAATCACATATATCGATACCAGTAGACGTACATCTTCATATTGGTTAAACGATATACGAGATTTTGGCTGTACAGCAGACCTCTACGAGCGTTTATATTATGTTTACAAAGTATCTAAAGAATTTGCAGAAATGCATAATAACACAATCGCTTGA
- the LOC117161316 gene encoding serine/threonine-protein kinase PLK1 isoform X1: MNVEVEMLPSNTLEVEVGSSSPPREYETSNKSLLLETIPGELHTETTACRLLEAEVVGRCQEESNETVKTKTILESECWKKNIESAGSSRSVNNGSRQSFSKVSASLQSLVRRKSRKYGATSLPLDVDISTYSAHPSCLLEAPRENGVVDIYKRNGEETTCITTRTSTLIYASSVQLYSRGDNNVQDVSSSTNNVAIVTTTTSTNNVTCSVSGSRLGNTASSLIRTTSVITAGPSTSSWNNSAEEELDYVVDPVQGNAYYKGQLLGKGGFAKVFLMTDVSNGNEYACKIIRKNRMQKIHMQKIAREIMIHKELNHVNVVQLHHYFEDNLNVYMLLEACPRKSLMHVLKYRGKVTEPEARYYMKQMVTGVAYIHSQKVVHRDLKPGNMFLSDRMIVKIGDFGLATRLDGQCRRVTICGTPNYIAPEVLYKQAYSYEADVWALGCILYALLVGQPPFDTASLKETYARICNNHYREVDDSIASRNGQDLIRWLLQPNPELRPSLERVKEHAYLTKEYVPTSLPRISCFQMPRTSIIDSSPSSNSITSRNQKLNNTQLQVHTIQQSQQHQDQRHTQQHYHQTNLSQKNLRKGSKVISWLARKFRKVPKFRQRLNSVLCPDHKKTGYTAQSMQMHQALESCVTEIKCRNKLRNHPPVRDVVPLFITKWIDYSNKYGLGFQLSDKSVGILFNDHTKISYTHDRRRVEYVTTDDEVTKYHREEDVPAALQKKLVLLQRFTQYMDKFMTEGGEIKKQRVASKHSKNVCVPRMRRWLRTDKTIMMELSVPLLQVNFFEDHTKLVVSQESSNKGHLITYIDTSRRTSSYWLNDIRDFGCTADLYERLYYVYKVSKEFAEMHNNTIA, translated from the exons ATGAACGTAGAAGTAGAGATGTTACCTTCGAACACGCTCGAGGTGGAAGTCGGGAGTTCATCGCCTCCGAGAGAATACGAAACGAGCAATAAAAGTCTCCTCTTGGAGACGATCCCTGGCGAGTTGCATACCGAAACAACAGCTTGTCGTTTGTTAGAGGCGGAGGTCGTTGGTCGGTGTCAGGAGGAAAGCAACGAGACGGTTAAAACTAAAACTATCCTCGAGTCCGAGTGTTGGAAAAAGAATATCGAATCAGCTGGTAGTAGCAGGTCCGTAAATAATGGATCACGTCAGAGCTTTTCCAAGGTTTCCGCATCCTTGCAGAGCCTCGTTCGTCGAAAGAGTCGGAAATACGGTGCGACCTCGTTACCCTTGGacgtagatatttcgacgtactCTGCACATCCTAGCTGTCTTCTCGAGGCACCGAGGGAAAATGGTGTCGTCGATATTTACAAAAGAAACGGCGAGGAAACCACTTGCATCACCACGCGCACATCGACACTTATTTATGCTTCTTCCGTGCAACTATATTCCAGAGGTGACAACAACGTGCAAGATGTTTCCTCGTCGACGAATAACGTCGCGATCGTCACTACTACCACCAGTACCAACAACGTAACTTGTTCGGTCAGTGGAAGTCGTCTTGGTAATACCGCCTCGTCTTTGATAAGAACAACCAGCGTGATCACGGCAGGACCTTCCACATCTTCCTGGAACAATTCCGCGGAAGAGGAGTTGGATTACGTTGTCGACCCGGTTCAAGGAAATGCCTATTACAAGGGACAACTTCTTGGCAAG GGTGGATTTGCCAAAGTTTTTCTCATGACCGATGTCAGTAATGGAAATGAATATGCCTGCAAAATTATTCGGAAGAATCggatgcaaaaaattcatatgCAGAAG ATCGCACGCGAGATTATGATCCACAAAGAGCTGAATCACGTGAACGTTGTCCAGCTGCATCACTACTTTGAGGATAACCTTAATGTGTATATGCTTCTAGAAGCCTGTCCTCGAAAG AGCTTGATGCATGTGCTCAAGTACCGTGGCAAAGTTACGGAGCCGGAAGCACGCTATTACATGAAACAAATGGTAACGGGCGTTGCGTATATTCACTCTCAGAAAGTTGTTCATCGAGATTTGAAGCCAGGTAATATGTTCCTATCGGACCGTATGATTGTCAAGATCGGGGACTTTGGACTGGCGACAAGGCTTGACGGACAGTGCAGACGGGT GACGATATGCGGAACACCGAATTACATTGCGCCGGAAGTGTTGTATAAGCAAGCATACAGTTACGAGGCGGATGTTTGGGCGCTCGGATGCATACTTTACGCCCTATTGGTAGGGCAACCACCTTTCGACACAGCGTCTCTTAAGGAAACTTACGCTAGAATATGTAACAATCATTATCGAGAGGTTGACGATTCGATAGCGAGCCGAAACGGACAAGATCTCATCAGGTGGCTTCTGCAGCCGAATCCTGAACTTCGGCCGTCTTTGGAAAGAGTGAAGGAACATGCTTATCTTACCAAGGAATATGTACCAACTTCCTTACCTCGCATTTCTTGTTTCCAAATGCCACGTACCTCTATAATCGATTCATCGCCTTCATCCAATTCTATAACGTCTAGGAATCAAAAACTTAATAATACTCAG TTACAGGTTCATACTATCCAGCAATCTCAACAGCATCAGGACCAACGGCATACACAGCAGCATTATCATCAAACAAATCTTTCCCAGAAAAATTTACGAAAGGGGTCGAAAGTGATCAGTTGGTtagccagaaaatttcgaaaagTGCCAAAATTCAGACAAAGATTAAACAGTGTTCTTTGTCCAGATCATAAGAAAACGGGATACACCGCTCAGAGTATGCAAATGCATCAAGCGTTAGAAAGCTGTGTCACAGAAATTAAATGTAGAAACAAGCTACGTAATCATCCACCTGTAAGGGATGTCGTACCTCTGTTCATCACTAAATGGATCGATTATTCCAACAAGTATGGCCTAGGCTTTCAGCTCTCCGATAAATCTGTCGGCATTTTATTCAACGATCATACAAAAATTAGTTACACACATGACAGAAG aagggTGGAGTATGTGACAACCGACGATGAAGTAACAAAATATCATAGAGAGGAAGACGTTCCAGCTGCTTTGCAGAAGAAACTTGTACTATTGCAACGTTTTACACAGTACATGGATAAATTTATGACTGAAG GTGGTGAAATTAAAAAACAACGAGTTGCATCAAAACACTCAAAAAACGTTTGTGTACCGCGAATGAGAAGATGGTTAAGAACTGACAAGACCATTATGATGGAACTGTCAGTACCGCTTTTACAAGTGAATTTCTTCGAGGATCATACAAAATTAGTAGTCTCGCAAGAATCCTCTAACAAAGGACACCTAATCACATATATCGATACCAGTAGACGTACATCTTCATATTGGTTAAACGATATACGAGATTTTGGCTGTACAGCAGACCTCTACGAGCGTTTATATTATGTTTACAAAGTATCTAAAGAATTTGCAGAAATGCATAATAACACAATCGCTTGA